The Molothrus ater isolate BHLD 08-10-18 breed brown headed cowbird chromosome 9, BPBGC_Mater_1.1, whole genome shotgun sequence genome includes a region encoding these proteins:
- the LOC118689314 gene encoding cytochrome b-c1 complex subunit 6, mitochondrial — protein sequence MGQRGEPEEEEEELVDPLTTLREQCEQIEKCVKARERLELCNERVSSRSETEEQCTEELFDFLHARDHCVAHKLFSKLK from the exons ATGGGGCAGCGCGGCGAGCCCGAG gaggaagaagaagagctCGTG GACCCCCTGACCACGCTGCGGGAGCAGTGCGAGCAGATCGAGAAATGCGTGAAGGCGCGGGAGCGGCTGGAGCTGTGTAACGAGCGAGTGTCCTCCCGCTCCGAGACGGAGGAGCAGTGCACTGAGGAGCTCTTCGACTTCCTGCACGCCAGGGACCACTGT GTTGCTCACAAGCTTTTCAGTAAGCTGAAGTGA